In Flammeovirgaceae bacterium 311, one DNA window encodes the following:
- the cysM gene encoding cysteine synthase B (COG0031 Cysteine synthase) translates to MTIVDLIGNTPLVEMKTLSPKKGVKIFGKLEGQNPGGSVKDRAAYNMIKSAMDRGEVKRGDKLVEATSGNTGIALAMIARALDLHMTLIMPDNATAERVRSMSAYGAEVILTPADRTIEYSRELAEEMSEKQGYTTLNQFGNPDNYWAHYQTTGPEIWRDTDGLVTHFVSAMGTTGTIMGVSRYLKEQNNAVQIVGTQPTEGSCIPGIRRWSPEFLPKIYEKQRVDRIMDVSEQNAVEMTRKLAKEEAIMAGMSSGGALHAALELAEELEYGLIVFIVCDRGDRYLSSDLF, encoded by the coding sequence ATGACAATCGTAGATTTAATTGGAAACACCCCTCTGGTGGAAATGAAAACCCTTTCCCCTAAAAAGGGTGTTAAAATATTTGGTAAACTGGAGGGGCAAAATCCCGGTGGGAGTGTAAAGGACCGTGCAGCCTACAACATGATTAAAAGTGCAATGGATCGTGGAGAAGTAAAGCGCGGCGATAAGCTGGTGGAAGCTACCAGCGGGAATACCGGCATTGCCCTGGCTATGATTGCGCGGGCGCTGGACCTGCACATGACCCTGATCATGCCCGATAATGCCACTGCAGAACGTGTACGTTCTATGAGTGCCTATGGTGCAGAAGTTATTCTTACCCCTGCCGATCGTACTATTGAATATTCACGGGAGCTGGCAGAGGAGATGTCGGAAAAGCAGGGGTATACTACCCTCAATCAGTTTGGGAATCCGGATAACTACTGGGCACATTACCAAACAACCGGCCCCGAGATTTGGCGTGACACAGATGGACTCGTAACGCATTTTGTATCTGCCATGGGCACTACAGGTACCATCATGGGGGTATCCCGTTACCTGAAGGAGCAAAATAATGCGGTACAGATAGTAGGTACACAACCCACTGAAGGTTCCTGTATCCCTGGCATCCGTCGCTGGTCTCCGGAGTTTTTACCAAAGATCTACGAAAAGCAGCGGGTGGATCGCATCATGGACGTAAGTGAGCAAAATGCTGTGGAGATGACCCGCAAACTGGCAAAGGAAGAAGCCATCATGGCAGGCATGAGCAGTGGAGGAGCCCTGCACGCCGCCCTGGAGCTGGCAGAAGAGCTGGAATACGGACTAATCGTATTTATCGTATGCGACAGGGGAGACCGCTACCTGAGTTCTGACCTCTTTTAG